The nucleotide window TGTGTTTTACTGCGGTAAGGGAATCGAAAGACGGAGACGGTATACAAGACGAGCGAAGCGAGTGCTTGTCGCCGAGTCGGGGTCGCAGAATTTTTTGTAATAAAATATCTGTGACCGATTCCCTTATCCAATACAAACAAACTTGAAAATTAAGGATATCTCGGCTATACTGAGCGCTCAGGCAAAACATCGGGGTGTAGTATATCGGTAGTATACTTGTTTTGGGAACAAGAGGGCCGGGTTCGATTCCCGGCACCCCGACAAAGAATAAAAACGGCGTAATGCCGTTTTTATTCTTTGTTATCAAACAAATAGACTGTAACAGAATAATTATTTAGGTATATAATCTAGATATGGAAAATATGAATCCACCAGAGGGTGAAAAAGGGAGAGAAAGATTTGTTATTGGTAGTATTAGAAAGTCTCCAATAGAAGAACAAAATAAAATACTCGATGATATAAAAAAAAGAATCGAGAAAAGCAAAGAAGATAAAACAAAGAAAAAAGAAGGAGGACAAAATGATCCAGAAGGCTCACCAGATGAAGATGAACAAAAAATTATTCCCGGAGAACAAAACAAAGAGCCATATTCAAATCCACCAGATAATCCAAATGAAAAAATAGAAAAAGAACCTTAAGAAGGTTCTTTTTCTATTGCTTGCAATTTACTTTAGATAAGAGTAAAAATAACCAAACACTTGTTCAATGAGAGTTAAAAATTTTTGGGATTATAAATCTTATTTTTCTAGCTTACTTTTTTGGAGTACGGTGCGCCGCAATATTTATAGAATATTGTGGCGTGTAATCTTATTTTTCATCCTGTCTTTTTTTGGAGCTTGGATACTAGTTGCCTTGTATGGTTTTTTATTTGAAAGAGGGGAGTACGATCTTTCCGTTGAAACATTTAGTCTACTTTCTCCAGATGCATCAAATTATACAAGTGGGGACCCTGAGACAGACATGATTGTAAACTATTATGCAGGTAAACAAGATATAAGCAGAGAGTGGAAGATCATGCAATTCTATCAAGACACTTTATTTAGACTTGAATTGTCTATCTACGGAACAGGAAAGGTAAGAGATAGTATCAAAAATGTAATAAAAAAAATCGAGTCTATGTCGTACGAGGAATTTGATATTGATTTGATAAAGAGAGGTATTGATATAGAAGAAAGATTTCATTTTGCGCCTGATAGCCTAAACAGTACGGCAACATATCAAACAATATGGAAAATATATTTATCGCTTGGTGCGCCCAAGTTAAAATATTGTCCGAACTCGAAGTCTTTTCCAATGCAGTACGCAGATGCTTTCTATGACCCAATAAATAATAGAATATTTTTGTCCAAACTCTTAGAAAGGAATGGAGATTCTTTGAAGGTCAATAGATATTATTGCTATACGTGGAACCCTGACCTTTTCTTGGAGGAGCTTGGGCACGCAAAGCAGTTCAAAGACAAGCCTGCGAGCTCACTGTCAAAATACTTATCTGGAATGGCAAACTCTAGGTTTGTATCTTTCTGGTCTTTTGTTTCTTTTGAGAAAAACAAAGATTGGAGCAGTGCATATAGTTTGGAATATATCAGAAGAGGTTCATTTGAACGAGAAGCTCATTTGGAATTGGGAGGGTTGTATAAACAGATGTTTTATTCTGTTGTATTTTCTACTCCATATGAAGATATTTTTTATTAGAAAAATCCACCAATTTATTGGTGGATTTTATTTTTGTTTGGAGTATAGTCTAGATATGGAAAATATTTTAAATACTGAAAGTCAAAGTTCTCACGAAAGCTCTATTCCAAATACTGCTCCTGACACTAGTGGGCAAAGATATGATGGGGGAGAGCGCGAAAGTCATCGCGACCATACTCCGTCGAGTGCACCAAGTACTCCAGAACAAAAATAAATACAAAAGAAAAAACCCGGGGATAGGACCGGGTTTTTTCTTATATATACATATACATTTAAATTTTCTAGACCTGCCTGCGCAGGCAGGGAAAATCTATTATTTAACTGCGTCCTTGAACGCTTTTGCTGCACGAAACTTTGGAACTTTTGTAGCAGCAACTTTTACTTGCTCACCTGTCTTTGGGTTGCGAGCCATACGAGCTGCACGATCTTTTACAGAAAAGATTCCTAGACCTGCGATTGAAACTTCACCTCCTTTTTTCAAAGTACCGATGATTGCGTCAATCAATCCGTCTACGATTTCTTCAGCCTGCACTTTTGTGCCGCCAACTTTTCCATGAACCCATTCAACCAATGCTTGTTTATTCATATATAGTTTTAGTGGTAACTAAGTGGTAATAAACGACCCGCCTCAAGATCCCCGCCATGAGGGAATCATTATGCGCTTGTAAATAGTATAGCTCCCACTCAAATTTACGCAAGCAGGTAAAGGGATTTTGGGGTTTTAGCTACTTTGCCTGCTCCCAAGCAATTTTATACAAAGATTTTAGAAGCGAAGCTATCTTACTGTTTTTGATAGTTATTGAATGCAGTCCACTATCCCAAACAGTAAAACAAGCAGTATCTCCAAATATAGATGCTTGAACTTCTGGGTTATATATTTCCCTTGGAAGAGAGCGAACTTCTCGTCCTTTGCCGATTGCGTCCAATTTTTCACTGTCTGTCATAGGAGAATCTGGCATCAAAATCATGGATTTTATACCTTTTTTCATACGTAATTTACGGTAATCAGCCAATCTGTCACGAGCAACAGTAAATTTCTCCGGATCTCCACCTAGTCGTAACACTTCGCTATGTTTTCCTTCTAGAGAAGAATAAAAAGTTTTCACAAATCCGTCTTCTCCATGAAGTTCTTCGACCACTATAGGTTCTTCGCCTTTTTCTGTAGCAAAAATAGCATTTAGTTCTGGAAGTGTTTGTTCTAAGATACTTTTTCTTTCATTTAGAATATTTTGATCAAACTCAACAAGAGATCTAATCCTTTCTGGGGTGTCTATATAAAAAAGTCTTCGTTTGCCTTGCTTGTGCACTAAGACAACTCCACGTTCAATAAGTTCTTCGGTTGCTAGGTGGACACTTGAACGAGGAAGACCGACTGATTTTGCGAGATCTTGAATAGACAGAAGTCCTGCACCAAGTAAGCTAGAGAACACTTCAACTTGTGTCCTGTCTAAACCCGCTTTACGAAGAGAAGATTTAAATTCTTGAGATAATTGTTTCATAAAATGACAGAAATCTTTGACAAAATATTATTAAATCCAACAAAACCCATTATATACTTGATTTTACTGGAATACAAGTAGTATAAATCATTGACATTTAACTTCAGTCGTGTTACACTATCTCCAGATAAGTTCGATGAAGAAATCCAATCGAGGTGAGATTACCGGAAGTTGCGTGGTTGCCATTTCTGGTAACCTCCCTTCGATTAGGGAAAAGATTCACGTTGAATAGATTGCTCATTATCTAAAAGGCGCACCAGGCGGATCTGGTGGAACCACAAAAATGAGTAGGGCGAGTCTTCACAGATTTTCCTAGAGTCTACAAAAAACACTTCCGAGGTTCGTTGTCGAACAAAGAATGTTTTAAATCGGGTCCCGTGTATGGATTCTAGCCACACAGCTGTGTAGGAGTGATCGATGGCCTTAAAAAGCTGGAGATTGCGTACGGAATTCATACCTTGGTGTAGCTCTAAAGTTTTCGGAAAAGGGATTGCCAATGTGTCCGTGGCACCCTTTTCTCGAAGATAGATTAAGTTGATCTTTTTCAAAGCAAAAATATGGGTGACCTTACCCAACCTGTCAGAGACAGGCAAAGGCTATGCATCTTCACAATAAAGCTGGATTGATTCTGGCCTGAATCAATCACAACTTTAGCGTATCCAAGTTTTTCGGCAGCGGTACTCGTTTGCAGCTTGACTGCAAACGAGGATTCCCTCAAAAACTAAAGTGGAGGCTCGCAATCTCTACAGGAAAAACTTACAGTACCGGCGGGTACTGCAAAGTAATGAAGAATGGACGATCGCAATTGTCGGTCGTCCTTTTTATCCAGACTACAATTTCGATTGCGGTTTGGTAGAAAGTAAAAAGTTCTTTTCACTTACAAAATAAATAAATGAAATCCACAAAGAGTTACGTAAAAGAATTGGAAGATTTACTTGGACCAGTCGATGAAAAAATAACAAAGGAGGTAAATGACCACTTTGAAAAAATAGAACAACAATATAAATGGATGGAAGAAAATAATATTCCACAAGATTTGAGGAAGTATTATTTTGATCTTGAAGTTTTGAAGACACATGACTACAAGCCTGTAGCTGTAACTACAATGATGTGCGAAAACACTTTTGTTTTTGAAACAGAAGATGAAGCAATTAGAGCATTTGAACAATTTGAGAAACATCCAAGCGGTGAATATATATCAGGTTGGTGGTACAGCAGAGAATCTTTTGATAGCTCAATCAAAGAGTATGCAAAAGAGGTTGGCTATGATCCGAAAGTTATCTGGTTCTAAATCTAAAAAATTAAAAAAACTTATGGAAAACACATTGGACAAAATTGACCTTCAAAAAGAGGCTGACAAATTACTTTTGAAAAACGGTTTTCAAACAACCGGCGATAAAAAAAAGAGGATTTGCAAAGCACAAAGATTTTTTGAGAAACGTATTTTGATAACACCAATGGGGCATAAGAGATAAGTTGTACATGTCGGACGGGTAACCTGTATAACCCATCACCGTTCCACGAAGGGTATGGGGGCCGACATCCTGGGAAATGAGAAGTGGTCAAATGAACCGCTTCTCATCTTTATCAGACTCATGAGTTTGTTTCGTGGGTCTGTAGAGATATTGAAGTATAAACAGAGAGCATTGCGTAGGCACTGCAGTGCTCCGTGTTTGTTCTTTAAATAGTTTCACGAGTAAAAATCTATATATGGATATTCAGAAGTTAAACTCAGCTATCGGTAAAAAAGTATTTGTCGTATCGCTCCGTATGAGAGTAATGCGAGTGAGTGATTATGGAAAACTCGAAATGGTAAATGAACCAAACAATATT belongs to Candidatus Nomurabacteria bacterium and includes:
- a CDS encoding winged helix-turn-helix transcriptional regulator produces the protein MKQLSQEFKSSLRKAGLDRTQVEVFSSLLGAGLLSIQDLAKSVGLPRSSVHLATEELIERGVVLVHKQGKRRLFYIDTPERIRSLVEFDQNILNERKSILEQTLPELNAIFATEKGEEPIVVEELHGEDGFVKTFYSSLEGKHSEVLRLGGDPEKFTVARDRLADYRKLRMKKGIKSMILMPDSPMTDSEKLDAIGKGREVRSLPREIYNPEVQASIFGDTACFTVWDSGLHSITIKNSKIASLLKSLYKIAWEQAK
- a CDS encoding HU family DNA-binding protein produces the protein MNKQALVEWVHGKVGGTKVQAEEIVDGLIDAIIGTLKKGGEVSIAGLGIFSVKDRAARMARNPKTGEQVKVAATKVPKFRAAKAFKDAVK